The Podospora pseudopauciseta strain CBS 411.78 chromosome 2 map unlocalized CBS411.78m_2, whole genome shotgun sequence genome has a window encoding:
- a CDS encoding uncharacterized protein (EggNog:ENOG503NVPN; COG:E), whose translation MADATSYKKPPVDNDTFSDHVDSEAASEVYDENGSLLSGKTGSSLGYGVPDSRKIGVTGAVFLILNKMIGTGIFSTPSSIFASTGSVGISILLWAVAGLLTLSGLSVYLEFGLAIPRSGGEKNYLERVFRKPPFLITSVFAVQMILLGFSAGNSLAFGRYVLLACGHPMPDGLVPRIIAVACMTFVVLLHAIKPTWGLRLTNALGVFKVLVLLLIVFAGFAALAGYRLIPDPHNFDNFWAIEKGDGYGGGGAYAYATALLQVVYSYKGWENANYVMGELKNPQRTLKIAAPLAVIGVTVLYVLANVAYFAAIPKAELAKSEVIVAGLFFRNMFGESIAARSLPAFVALSNIGNVLAVSFAHSRVNQELAKEGILPWSNFWASTKPFRTPAAALFLHWIVTVIVLVAPPPGPAYNFIVNLYTYPGAWINTMVAGGLIYLQFKKSENWSSPWRTWLPVTIVYLLLNIFLAITPFIPPNSDWNADGYPYYAFPLVGIAILLLGVVYWAVWTKLLPKLGGYTIVAETVIDETGEEVMRYHKVPTTGPREATTQPLLWDGNASVHSGYGSL comes from the exons ATGGCGGACGCCACAAGTTACAAGAAGCCGCCCGTCGACAATGACACGTTTTCCGACCATGTCGACAGTGAAGCCGCCAGCGAGGTCTACGATGAGAACGGTTCTCTACTCAGCGGAAAGACGGGGAGCAGCCTTGGATATGGAGTCCCAGACTCGAGAAAAATTGGTGTCACAGGTGCTGTCTTCTTGATCCTCAACAAGATGATCGGCACCGGCATATTCTCCACACCATCCAGTATTTTCGCTTCGACCGGATCGGTTGGCATCAGTATTCTCTTGTGGGCAGTCG CTGGACTTCTCACTCTGTCCGGTCTCAGTGTCTACCTCGAATTTGGCCTTGCTATTCCACGCTCTGGAGGCGAGAAGAACTACCTGGAACGTGTATTCCGGAAACCGCCATTTCTCATCACAAGCGTCTTTGCTGTCCAGATGATCTTGCTCGGGTTTTCTGCTGGCAACTCTCTTGCATTCGGTCGATATGTGCTGCTAGCATGTGGTCACCCTATGCCTGATGGCTTGGTTCCACGGATAATCGCCGTCGCCTGTATGACATTCGTCGTGCTCCTCCACGCAATCAAACCCACATGGGGCCTGCGACTTACCAACGCACTCGGGGTCTTCAAGGTGCTGGTTTTGTTGCTCATTGTCTTCGCTGGATTTGCGGCATTGGCAGGATACCGCTTGATCCCGGACCCTCACAACTTCGACAACTTTTGGGCCATCGAAAAGGGGGATGGGtatggcggtggcggggcCTATGCGTATGCTACCGCTCTCCTGCAGGTTGTTTACAGCTACAAGGGGTGGGAAAACGCCAACTATGTCATGGGAGAACTCAAGAATCCCCAGAGAACACTGAAAATTGCGGCGCCTCTCGCGGTCATTGGAGTTACCGTCCTGTATGTGTTGGCGAATGTGGCTTATTTTGCGGCTATTCCAAAGGCCGAGCTGGCAAAGTCCGAGGTTATTGTTGCTGGCCTCTTCTTCCGCAACATGTTTGGAGAGAGCATCGCCGCCAGGAGCTTGCCGGCTTTCGTCGCCTTAAGCAATATCGGGAATGTTCTCGCCGTCAGCTTCGCCCACTCCCGTGTCAACCAGGAGTTGGCAAAGGAGGGAATCCTACCATGGAGCAACTTTTGGGCTTCTACCAAGCCCTTCCGGACCCCTGCTGCAGCG CTGTTTTTGCATTGGATCGTCACCGTTATTGTGCTCGTTGCACCCCCTCCCGGCCCGGCCTACAACTTCATTGTCAATCTGTACACATACCCAGGAGCATGGATCAACACCATGGTTGCTGGTGGGCTTATTTACCTGCAGTTCAAGAAGTCCGAGAACTGGTCGTCGCCGTGGCGCACGTGGCTTCCGGTTACCATTGTGTACCTCCTACTCAACATTTTCCTCGCCATCACACCCTTCATCCCACCAAACAGCGACTGGAACGCCGATGGCTATCCATACTACGCATTCCCTCTCGTGGGAATTGCCATTTTGCTGCTGGGCGTGGTGTATTGGGCGGTGTGGACCAAGCTTTTACCAAAGCTTGGTGGCTACACTATTGTGGCGGAGACGGTTATTGATGAGACGGGCGAAGAAGTGATGAGATATCACAAGGTTCCAACAACAGGTCCCAGGGAGGCGACGACGCAACCGCTCCTGTGGGACGGAAATGCCAGTGTCCATAGCGGTTATGGTTCGCTGTGA
- a CDS encoding uncharacterized protein (EggNog:ENOG503PYIE) — MSAPPDDTMGNTTNGSPEAGDSTAADPSTSIAFTPLHKLPLELRFMIYRHTWEPKTITISSPGVGRIHVYPELPVTLRINSETRQETLRHYYECNIWSRYVNHTTNESGERCRKAYINPSLDTLFLDHFPTITRIDIPTPPVKKPCLRIILSAYIDQPGALELLHAKSGLEPLILEMEVEQRITRRRRLWGGLVTERGGRYTPCFGPCPRTSFNFWFGQRISRRRRGLSLAWSYASAE, encoded by the exons ATGAGTGCCCCACCTGACGACACCATGGGCAACACAACAAATGGTTCTCCAGAAGCAGGAGACAGTACGGCAGCGGACCCTTCAACTTCAATCGCATTCACGCCTCTTCATAAACTTCCACTCGAACTTCGGTTCATGATTTACCGCCACACATGGGAGCCAAAAACCATCACAATTTCAAGCCCTGGCGTTGGCAGAATCCATGTCTACCCCGAGCTGCCTGTAACCCTGCGCATCAACAGCGAAACCCGACAGGAGACATTGAGGCACTACTATGAGTGTAATATCTGGTCAAGATATGTCAACCATACCACCAATGAGTCCGGCGAGAGATGCAGAAAGGCATATATCAATCCATCTTTGGATACGCTATTCCTGGATCACTTCCCAACTATCACCAGGATCGATatccccacccccccggTCAAGAAGCCGTGCCTACGGATCATTTTAAGCGCATACATCGACCAGCCGGGTGCTCTTGAGCTATTGCACGCCAAATCGGGTCTCGAGCCGCTCATTCTTGAGATGGAGGTCGAGCAACGAATcacaagaaggagaa GGTTATGGGGTGGTCTTGTTACTGAACGTGGAGGAAGATATACCCCTTGCTTTGGCCCGTGCCCAAGGACGTCGTTTAACTTTTGGTTCGGCCAAAGAATCAGtagaaggagaagggggttaAGCTTAGCTTGGTCCTATGCATCAGCAGAATAG
- the SDH3 gene encoding cytochrome b subunit of succinate dehydrogenase, Sdh3p (EggNog:ENOG503P4H8; COG:G), with translation MIAQRTGTTALRRVAANPNAVFTSTFAKAAMSQMQTRQATTQKISATEARSILDAQRLNRPVSPHLEIYDKQQTFFGGSIWQRFTGSGLSGGLYVFGAAYLAAPLLGWHLESASLVSAFGALPFAVKSGVKFLVAWPFAFHAFNGVRHLALDLGMFMKRQQIVKGGWYIWGASLVSGLYLAFFL, from the exons ATGATTGCCCAACGGACAGGCACGACGGCTCTCCGCAGAG TCGCCGCCAACCCCAATGCCGTCTTCACATCCACCTTTGCCAAGGCTGCCATGTCCCAAATGCAAACGAG ACAAGCCACCACCCAGAAAATCTCCGCCACCGAAGCCCGCTCCATCCTAGACGCCCAACGCCTCAACCGCCCCGTCTCCCCCCACCTCGAAATCTACGACAAGCAGCAGACCTTCTTCGGCGGCTCCATCTGGCAGCGCTTCACCGGCTCCGGCCTCTCGGGCGGCCTCTACGTCTTCGGCGCTGCCTACCTcgccgcccccctcctcggctGGCACCTCGAGTCCGCCTCCCTCGTCTCCGCATTCGGTGCCCTCCCCTTTGCCGTCAAGTCCGGCGTCAAGTTCCTCGTCGCCTGGCCTTTTGCCTTCCACGCCTTCAACGGCGTCCGccacctcgccctcgaccTGGGCATGTTCATGAAGAGGCAGCAGATTGTCAAGGGGGGGTGGTACATCTGGGGCGCTTCGTTGGTCAGCGGGCTGTACTTGGCTTTCTTCCTTTAA
- a CDS encoding uncharacterized protein (COG:M; EggNog:ENOG503P67D) — MVKLVIKRGYPVNAVAEDGITPLSQALFVKSLEVARYLVLEEGADVNEGGTGLRGSSLHIACREPGLGLEWAKLLVER, encoded by the exons ATGGTCAAGCTCGTCATTAAGCGCGGGTATCCCGTGAATGCCGTGGCCGAGGACGGCATCACCCCTCTCTCCCAGGCCCTTTTTGTCAAAAGTCTGGAGGTTGCAAGATACCTGGTTCTTGAGGAAGGTGCTGATGTCAATGAGGGAGGCACGGGTCTTCGCGGCTCTTCCCTCCACATTGCCTGCCGTGAGCCGGGTCTGGGTCTTGAATGGGCAAAGCTCTTGGTTGA ACGGTAG
- the taf6 gene encoding histone H4-like TAF Taf6, SAGA complex subunit (COG:K; EggNog:ENOG503NV9P; BUSCO:EOG09260THV) → MAANDSNPKLLWNPENVRDVADSIGISLGDEPLRVLAQDVEYRIGQVIIESLRFMRASNRTTLTVQDVSNAMRVLQVEPLYGYESTRPLRYGEASLGPGQPLFYIEDEEVDFEKLINAPLPKVPRDTSFTSHWLALEGVQPSIPQNPTTAETSSKDLLPKGPGANPALAALAGNDNVSFRPAVKHVISKELILYFDKIQSAILDDDPDEEKTRLRMAALESVRSDPGLHQLLPYFVNFIANQVTLRLDDLFVLRQMMELTEAIIQNPNFFLDPYASSLAAPILTCLMSNKLGGIEDGTDTVKDQYSLRELAASLLGVLATKYNKSNRQLRPKLTRTCLKYFMEPNRPPAVLFGAISGVAAAGGPEAVRILMLPNVKSFDQAVLQPLHDKGEAHKLEYEMLVGGIMKAIKGAVGGDVKPNANGVNGVDLEREAQQIVDFLGETIGRRVLALADHTLNKAILEVRHLE, encoded by the exons ATGGCTGCAAACGATTCCAATCCAAAATTGCTCTGGAATCCAGAAAATGTCAGAGACGTGGCCGATTCAATAGGAATTTCCCTTGGTGATGAACCGCTGCGAGTGCTGGCCCAGGATGTCGAATATCGGATCGGCCAGGTCATCATCGAGTCGCTTCGCTTCATGAGGGCCTCCAATCGCACCACCCTCACTGTCCAAGATGTCTCCAATGCCATGCGCGTACTACAAGTCGAACCATTGTATGGTTATGAATCAACCCGACCCTTGCGCTATGGAGAGGCGAGCCTGGGACCCGGCCAGCCGCTGTTCTACatcgaagacgaggaggtggatttCGAGAAGCTGATTAACGCGCCGCTACCGAAGGTCCCTCGGGATACAAGTTTCACCT CACACTGGCTTGCCCTCGAAGGCGTCCAACCCTCAATCCCCCAGAACCCAACCACCGCCGAAACATCCTCAAAGGACCTCCTACCAAAGGGCCCAGGCGCCAATCCGGCCCTGGCTGCCCTCGCCGGCAATGACAATGTCTCCTTCCGACCAGCCGTTAAGCACGTCATCAGCAAAGAGCTTATCCTCTACTTCGACAAGATCCAATCCGctatcctcgacgatgaCCCCGATGAAGAAAAGACCCGATTGCGCATGGCCGCCCTGGAGTCCGTCCGCTCCGACCCAggcctccaccagctcctcccctaCTTTGTCAACTTCATTGCGAATCAAGTCACGCTCCGCCTCGATGATCTCTTTGTCCTGCGCCAAATGATGGAACTCACCGAAGCCATCATCCAAAACCCCAACTTCTTCCTCGACCCTTACGCCagctccctcgccgccccgATCCTCACCTGCCTCATGTCCAACAAACTAGGCGGTATCGAAGACGGAACCGACACAGTCAAAGATCAGTACAGCCTCCGCGAGTTAGCCGCCAGTCTCCTTGGTGTTCTTGCAACCAAGTATAACAAGAGCAACCGCCAACTCCGCCCCAAGCTCACCAGGACATGCCTCAAGTACTTTATGGAACCCAACCGTCCCCCGGCCGTGCTGTTCGGCGCCATAAGTGGGGTCGCTGCCGCCGGAGGGCCGGAAGCAGTCCGGATCCTTATGCTCCCCAATGTCAAGAGCTTCGACCAGGCcgtcctccaacccctccacgaCAAGGGTGAGGCGCATAAACTCGAGTACGAGATGTTGGTAGGCGGTATCATGAAGGCGATCAAGGGTGCTGTCGGGGGTGACGTCAAGCCTAATGCCAATGGCGTCAACGGCGTGGATCTCGAGCGGGAAGCGCAGCAGATTGTTGATTTCCTGGGGGAGACCATCGGGAGAAGGGTGCTCGCGCTGGCGGACCACACGCTCAACAAGGCGATCTTGGAGGTACGGCACTTGGAGTag
- a CDS encoding uncharacterized protein (COG:E; EggNog:ENOG503P0WU): MLSSWARIASSLLLVSARWATAIPTAELDERELNSRQEDNHWVATWTSMPQLVEPNNMPPSQFTNGGVFRDATIRQTLHLSIGAERLRIQISNTFGGSDLPITAASIALAAGNKAGVAGIDAATLKPLTFRNGSSSIVVPRGQVAYTDPIEFSVGPQTNIAVSLYSQQGQSGSSITGHPGSRTTSHMQSGNRVSTATLSGGANTKHWYFLSAVEAWKPKDHSAFVILGDSITDGRGSTDDGNNRWPDLLIARMQKEGINHIGVNNQAAGGNTVLSGGLGPTLLTRYKRDALQVAGVKYVMIFIGVNDIGGGGTDSGSQNSIATRLQSAFQQIVRECKAAGIKTIGGTITQFTGSGQSYSNPTREQTRVKVNEWILNSGTFDATVDFAKIIGDPGNRAQLARQFDGGDHLHPNVAGFQAMADGFPLGFFRAFNGTS; encoded by the exons ATGCTTTCTTCGTGGGCGAGAATTGCCTCTTCGTTACTGCTGGTGTCAGCACGATGGGCTACTGCTATTCCAACCGCCGAGTTGGACGAGAGAGAACTCAACTCTCGTCAGGAGGATAATCACTGGGTGGCAACATGGACTTCCATGCCTCAGCTGGTTGAGCCTAACAATATGCCGCCTTCGCAATTC ACCAACGGAGGCGTCTTCCGCGATGCCACCATCAGAcaaaccctccacctctccatcGGCGCCGAGAGACTCCGCATCCAAATCAGCAACACCTTCGGCGGCAGcgacctccccatcaccgccgcctccatcgccctcgccgccggAAACAAAGCCGGGGTAGCCGGCATCGACGCCGCAACACTCAAACCCCTCACCTTCCGCAacggctcctcctccatcgtcGTCCCCCGCGGCCAGGTAGCGTACACGGACCCAATCGAGTTTTCCGTCGGCCCCCAGACCAACATCGCCGTCTCCCTCTACTCCCAGCAAGGCCAGTCaggcagcagcatcaccgGCCACCCCGGCAGCCGCACAACCTCGCACATGCAGTCCGGCAACCGCGTCAGCACCGCCACCCTGTCCGGGGGAGCCAACACCAAGCACTGGTACTTCCTGTCCGCAGTCGAAGCCTGGAAGCCAAAGGATCACTCCGCGTTTGTGATCCTGGGGGATAGCATCACCGACGGGAGAGGCAGCACCGACGACGGGAACAACCGCTGGCCTGACCTGCTCATCGCACGTATGCAGAAAGAGGGAATCAACCACATCGGCGTCAACAACCAGGCTGCGGGGGGCAACACCGTTCTCTCTGGCGGTCTGGGACCGACCCTCCTCACCCGGTACAAACGCGACGCTTTGCAAGTGGCGGGCGTGAAGTATGTCATGATCTTCATTGGGGTGAATGacatcggcggcggtggcaccGACTCTGGTTCTCAAAACTCCATTGCGACAAGGTTGCAAAGCGCGTTTCAGCAGATTGTTAGGGAGTGCAAAGCAGCGGGGATCAAGACGATAGGGGGGACGATTACTCAGTTTACGGGGAGCGGGCAGAGCTATAGCAACCCGACGAGGGAGCAGACGAGGGTCAAGGTGAATGAGTGGATTTTGAACAGCGGGACGTTTGACGCGACGGTGGATTTTGCAAAGATTATTGGGGATCCGGGGAATCGGGCGCAGCTGGCGAGGCAgtttgatgggggggatCATTTGCATCCTAACGTGGCGGGGTTTCAGGCTATGGCGGATGGCTTTCCGCTGGGGTTTTTCAGAGCTTTTAATGGGACTTCATAG
- a CDS encoding uncharacterized protein (COG:O; EggNog:ENOG50KOG0800), which yields MSVPLQPYGPAFQRLQQRLARAAALLQEVSVPPPSLDRQSNASTQDDSDRAWMRSGDMYDDNDDNDDNNADDDDNEDNDDDSDGPNHIQEYYDGFDQYPPETRSMLQVAISIKRTRAGDIFHMLVTAGPLMGLRLFVINRPSCVGPTLGMLMTKFADQHVGSSTPDCAERFLTSPFYAPVISPRIEALHTQTTPPFTRDPTHRYGLTQPTIYTALGGNKNFMTWQHAMLYYILYQNVDHHLDGLIPSPTDIPQEQIPENMMQMDAYLAGRHYIPPSDIPEAITNALGTREINPEEEGVSCIICMENVEEGEEGAQIRICSHDSFHKGCLTTWLRMRNTCPYCRARVYKRSDLVDSMAWLGRAPARLGVINWQRFHPGEIPWFASPAPPEAPAPTGEEGVGLGEPLQEASYWEFIVMG from the coding sequence ATGTCGGTTCCACTACAACCATATGGACCGGCCTTTCAGCGCCTTCAACAGCGACTGGCCCGCGCAGCAGCCTTGCTACAGGAAGTATCAGTACCCCCGCCATCCCTCGACCGTCAATCAAATGCGTCGACGCAAGATGACTCGGATAGAGCCTGGATGCGATCTGGTGACATGTACGATGACAATGACGACAATGATGACAACAacgccgacgacgatgacaatgaggacaacgacgacgacagcgacgGCCCCAACCACATTCAGGAATATTACGATGGCTTCGATCAGTACCCTCCAGAGACAAGGTCCATGCTACAAGTTGCCATCAGCATCAAGCGCACACGCGCCGGCGATATCTTTCACATGCTTGTCACCGCCGGCCCTCTCATGGGTCTTCGACTCTTCGTCATCAACCGACCATCATGTGTCGGACCGACTCTTGGCATGCTGATGACAAAGTTCGCCGATCAACACGTCGGCTCAAGTACCCCGGACTGCGCAGAGAGATTTCTCACCTCGCCTTTCTATGCACCGGTCATCTCCCCCCGCATCGAAGCGCTACATACCCAAACGACTCCACCATTCACTAGGGACCCAACCCATCGGTACGGGCTGACCCAACCAACCATTTACACGGCCCTCGGTGGAAACAAAAATTTCATGACTTGGCAACACGCCATGCTGTACTACATCCTCTATCAAAACGTCGACCATCACCTCGACGGGTTGATCCCCAGCCCTACCGACATCCCTCAAGAGCAGATACCGGAAAACATGATGCAGATGGATGCGTACCTTGCCGGAAGACATTACATCCCGCCGTCGGACATTCCAGAAGCAATCACCAACGCCCTGGGCACCAGAGAGATCAAccccgaagaagaaggagtgTCTTGCATTATCTGCATGGAGAATgtcgaggaaggcgaggaaggagcacAGATCAGAATCTGCTCTCACGATTCCTTCCACAAGGGCTGTCTCACCActtggttgaggatgaggaacaCGTGTCCCTATTGCAGAGCGAGGGTTTATAAGAGATCTGATTTGGTTGATAGTATGGCATGGCTGGGAAGAGCTCCCGCACGGTTGGGGGTCATTAATTGGCAGCGGTTCCATCCTGGAGAGATTCCTTGGTTTGCTTCCCCCGCGCCACCCGAGGCTCCTGCTCCAacaggtgaagaaggagtcGGGCTTGGAGAACCATTGCAAGAAGCATCATATTGGGAATTTATCGTTATGGGATGA
- a CDS encoding uncharacterized protein (EggNog:ENOG503PQQZ): MPSWPNMVSLPVDQTPSHRRSPEPSQNPTSCHDAPSITQNCRHSCPDTSTNDNIKRLDFSVALAGDWKDRIPRRLPETPSYAKTKSHDSKPVDANQNFLTCLSSNISALTLNPDSSHPPGHRSDVELSISLAVHEKACFTTDQLGDAGGTVDSSRAEHDNQPSNSMTKLAITTRATKRMKRKRNSTADDDQEEDEEGDGDDRRCSDGKETPSSNRPMACPYRKWDKKKFNYHEYPKCTKSFRDLTDVKQHIKKEHVLAPSELPSHRRQGFENGINQYVVDQLRDRKDRTKIHEWPRLWVFLFNDDTNIPSSDYEPCQVFESNEVTDMMNQLAGHFGPPNVGTDTAIRNIQSAYLTNRNTVTHVTGAPKRKKDGRQKARHLNTGAQGTQQVTSLANDRYRKLAPRAADDNTPARSEDFTTASSIMSSRASPVRRSARLTSQPAHSVYPPVPEPWDSLQHFPEYGADSGWTSNARGIDQDMTENGNQV, encoded by the exons ATGCCATCCTGGCCTAACATGGTCTCACTACCAGTTGACCAGACACCTTCACATCGAAGATCACCAGAACCTTCTCAAAATCCTACAAGCTGCCATGACGCGCCTTCCATTACTCAGAACTGCCGACATTCATGCCCCGATACTAGCACGAACGATAACATCAAGCGGCTTGATTTCTCAGTCGCTTTGGCCGGGGACTGGAAGGATAGGATTCCTCGTCGACTCCCAGAAACGCCATCATATGCAAAGACCAAGAGTCACGATTCAAAGCCCGTGGACGCCAATCAAAACTTTCTGACATGCCTGTCATCGAATATTTCCGCGTTAACTCTCAACCCTGACTCTTCACACCCGCCAGGCCATCGATCCGATGTTGAGCTCTCAATTTCTTTGGCCGTTCATGAGAAGGCATGCTTCACGACAGATCAGCTAGGCGACGCGGGTGGCACCGTAGACTCCTCACGTGCAGAACACGATAATCAGCCCTCGAACTCGATGACCAAGTTGGCCATCACAACACGAGCCACGAAGAGAATGAAACGCAAGCGTAACTCTACAGCCGATGATGaccaagaagaggacgaagaaggTGACGGCGACGATCGGCGTTGCAGCGACGGGAAAGAAACGCCGTCATCAAACCGTCCGATGGCTTGTCCTTATCGTAAATGGGATAAAAAGAAATTCAACTACCACGAGTATCCCAAATGCACAAAGAGCTTCCGCGACCTCACCGATGTCAA GCAACATATCAAGAAGGAGCACGTTCTAGCTCCATCTGAACTACCAAGCCATCGTCGCCAGGGTTTTGAGAACGGTATCAATCAGTATGTGGTAGACCAACTCAGGGACAGAAAAGATCGCACGAAGATACACGAATGGCCGAGGTTGTGGGTCTTTCTTTTCAACGACGATACCAACATTCCCAGTTCTG ACTACGAACCTTGCCAGGTATTCGAGTCAAACGAGGTGACGGATATGATGAATCAGCTTGCCGGCCACTTCGGACCCCCTAACGTAGGCACCGACACTGCCATAAGAAACATTCAGTCCGCATACCTTACAAATCGAAACACAGTAACCCATGTGACTGGAGCTCCGAAACGAAAGAAGGACGGGAGACAAAAGGCCAGGCATCTCAACACAGGCGCACAAGGGACTCAACAGGTCACCAGCCTCGCCAACGACAGGTATCGGAAACTTGCACCCAGAGCCGCTGATGACAACACTCCTGCGCGTTCCGAGGACTTCACAacggcctcctccatcatgaGCTCCCGTGCCAGCCCAGTTAGACGCTCAGCTCGACTTACTTCCCAGCCGGCTCACAGTGTCTATCCCCCCGTTCCTGAACCGTGGGATAGTCTGCAACACTTCCCCGAATATGGCGCCGACTCTGGCTGGACATCCAACGCTCGTGGCATTGACCAAGACATGACCGAAAATGGTAACCAGGTCTAG
- a CDS encoding uncharacterized protein (COG:G; CAZy:AA9; EggNog:ENOG503P0MZ) encodes MLTSLISTLGLLAAGVNAHGAVTSYIIDGKTYPGYQGFSPANSKNVIQRQWPNYNPITSCSASQLRCNGGTSATESAPVQPGSKVSAVWQQWTHSQGPVIVWMYKCPGAFSSCDGSGSGWFKIDEGGFKASNGVFLDSENPSGWEIAKLVGGNKQWTSTIPSGLAPGNYLIRHELIALHQANAPQFYPECAQLVVGGSGSAQPDSSYKAAIPGYCKDGDSNIRVPINNRNIPQTYVVPGPPVWRGASKKARDFSA; translated from the exons ATGTTGACCTCCCTCATCAGcaccctcggcctcctcgccgccggcgTCAACGCCCACGGTGCCGTCACCAGCTACATCATCGACGGCAAGACCTACCCCGGCTACCAGGGCTTCTCCCCTGCCAACAGCAAGAATGTGATCCAGCGCCAATGGCCCAActacaaccccatcacctctTGCAGCGCCTCCCAGCTCCGCTGCAACGGTGGCACCTCGGCCACCGAGTCCGCCCCCGTCCAGCCCGGCTCCAAGGTCAGCGCCGTCTGGCAGCAGTGGACCCACTCCCAGGGCCCCGTCATCGTCTGGATGTACAAGTGCCCGGGCGCCTTCAGCTCCTGCGACGGGTCTGGCTCCGGCTGGTTCAAGATTGATGAGGGTGGCTTCAAGGCTAGCAACGGCGTGTTCCTCGACTCGGAGAACCCGTCTGGGTGGGAGATTGCCAAGCTTGTCGGTGGCAACAAACAGTGGACTAGCACTATTCCTTCGGGGCTTGCTCCTGGAAACTATCTCATTCGCCACGAGTTGATTGCCCTTCACCAGGCCAATGCTCCTCAGTTCTACCCCGAGTGCGCTCAGCTCGTGGTTGGCGGGTCTGGCTCGGCTCAGCCGGATAGCTCTTACAAGGCTGCTATTCCTGGGTACTGCAAGGATGGTGACTCTAACATTAGG gtccccatcaacaaccgcAACATTCCCCAGACCTATGTAGTCCCCGGCCCTCCCGTGTGGCGCGGTGCCTCCAAGAAGGCTCGTGACTTCTCTGCTTAA